The Flavobacterium sp. 123 genome contains a region encoding:
- the tsf gene encoding translation elongation factor Ts produces the protein MATITAADVNKLRTITGAGMMDCKKALVEAEGDFDLAIENLRKKGQKVAANRSDRESTEGAVIAVVNAEKTAGVVISLNCETDFVGKNESFVKLAQDLAALALNFDNKEAFLAADFNGITVAEKLIEQTGVIGEKIEIGSFERLEGAFIGSYIHAGNKIATLTALSANVAGADDVARNVSMQAAAMAPIALNEDGVDADTIAKEIEIAKDLLRQEGKPEAMLDNIAKGKLARFFKDNTLVNQDYIKDNKMSVAAYVKSLDKDLIVTGFKRAALG, from the coding sequence ATGGCAACAATTACTGCTGCAGACGTAAATAAATTAAGAACAATCACTGGTGCAGGAATGATGGACTGCAAAAAAGCCTTGGTTGAAGCAGAAGGAGATTTTGATTTAGCAATCGAAAACTTACGTAAAAAAGGACAAAAAGTGGCTGCTAACCGTTCAGACAGAGAATCTACTGAAGGTGCTGTAATCGCTGTTGTTAACGCTGAAAAAACTGCTGGTGTAGTTATCTCATTAAACTGTGAAACTGACTTCGTAGGTAAAAACGAATCTTTCGTAAAATTAGCTCAAGACTTAGCTGCTTTAGCATTAAACTTTGATAACAAAGAAGCATTTTTAGCTGCTGATTTCAACGGAATCACTGTTGCTGAAAAATTAATTGAGCAAACTGGAGTTATTGGAGAAAAAATTGAAATCGGTTCTTTCGAAAGATTAGAAGGTGCTTTCATTGGATCTTACATTCACGCTGGAAACAAAATCGCTACTTTAACTGCTTTATCTGCTAATGTAGCAGGTGCTGATGATGTAGCAAGAAACGTATCAATGCAAGCTGCAGCTATGGCTCCAATTGCTTTGAACGAAGATGGTGTTGATGCTGATACAATCGCTAAAGAAATCGAAATTGCTAAAGACCTTTTACGTCAAGAAGGAAAACCAGAAGCTATGTTAGATAACATCGCTAAAGGTAAATTAGCTCGTTTCTTTAAAGATAACACATTAGTAAACCAAGATTATATTAAAGATAACAAAATGAGCGTTGCTGCTTATGTAAAATCTTTAGATAAAGATCTTATCGTTACTGGTTTCAAAAGAGCTGCTTTAGGATAA
- the rpsB gene encoding 30S ribosomal protein S2 gives MANKIEVKELLEAGVHFGHMTRKWDPNMAPYIYMERNGIHIINLYKTAAKIEEANEALKKIAASGRKILFVATKKQAKDIVADKAKAANMPYITERWPGGMLTNFVTIRKAVKKMATIDKMKKDGTFMTLSKKERLQVDRLRAKLEKNLGSIADMSRLPAALFVVDIKAEHIAIKEAQKLNIPVFAMVDTNSDPREVEYVIPANDDASKSIDKILTLVTAAIVEGLSDRGSEKEGEATPEVAPAAEVEVEAAPAPATEE, from the coding sequence ATGGCAAACAAAATAGAAGTAAAAGAATTACTAGAAGCAGGTGTTCACTTTGGACACATGACTAGAAAATGGGATCCAAACATGGCTCCTTACATTTATATGGAGCGTAATGGTATTCACATTATCAATCTATATAAAACTGCAGCTAAAATCGAAGAAGCTAATGAAGCTTTGAAAAAAATCGCTGCATCAGGTAGAAAAATATTATTCGTTGCTACCAAAAAACAAGCAAAAGATATCGTTGCTGATAAAGCAAAAGCTGCAAACATGCCTTACATCACTGAAAGATGGCCTGGTGGAATGCTAACTAACTTCGTAACTATCCGTAAAGCTGTTAAAAAAATGGCTACTATTGATAAAATGAAGAAAGATGGTACATTCATGACTCTTTCTAAAAAAGAGCGTTTGCAAGTTGATCGTCTTCGTGCTAAATTAGAGAAAAATTTAGGTTCAATCGCAGATATGTCTAGACTACCAGCTGCATTGTTCGTAGTTGATATCAAAGCGGAACACATCGCTATAAAAGAAGCTCAAAAATTAAACATTCCAGTTTTTGCAATGGTTGATACAAATTCTGATCCACGTGAAGTAGAATACGTAATTCCTGCAAATGATGATGCTTCTAAATCAATTGATAAAATTTTAACTTTAGTTACTGCTGCAATCGTTGAAGGTCTTTCTGATAGAGGATCTGAAAAAGAAGGTGAAGCAACTCCTGAAGTAGCTCCTGCTGCTGAAGTTGAAGTTGAAGCAGCTCCTGCTCCAGCAACTGAAGAATAA
- the rplM gene encoding 50S ribosomal protein L13, translated as MNALSYKTISTTKANSTKEWIVVDADGHNLGRLASKVAMILRGKYKPSYTPHVDCGDNVIVINSEKINLTGNKMDEKTYIRHTGYPGGQRTLTAKVLQSKNPALLVEKAIKGMLPKNKLGAELFRNLNVVVGPEHKQGAQKPRTVNLNDLK; from the coding sequence GTGAACGCATTAAGCTACAAGACAATTTCAACAACAAAAGCCAATTCTACAAAAGAATGGATTGTTGTAGATGCTGACGGTCATAACTTAGGTCGTCTTGCTTCAAAAGTCGCTATGATTTTGAGAGGTAAGTACAAGCCAAGTTATACGCCACACGTGGACTGTGGAGATAACGTAATTGTTATCAACTCAGAAAAAATTAACCTTACAGGTAACAAAATGGATGAAAAAACATACATCCGTCACACTGGTTACCCTGGAGGACAAAGAACTTTAACTGCTAAAGTATTGCAATCAAAAAATCCTGCATTACTAGTAGAGAAAGCAATAAAAGGGATGTTACCTAAAAACAAATTAGGAGCTGAGCTTTTTAGAAATTTAAATGTTGTTGTAGGACCTGAGCACAAACAAGGAGCTCAAAAACCTAGAACTGTTAACCTAAACGATCTTAAGTAA
- the rpsI gene encoding 30S ribosomal protein S9, whose amino-acid sequence MGVIHKIGRRKTAVARVYVSEGTGVITVNKKEFATYFPTATLQYKVLQPMSMTENVNNFDVKVNVYGGGSTGQAEAVRMALARVMCEVNAENRGILKPEGLLTRDPRMVERKKFGQKKARKRFQFSKR is encoded by the coding sequence ATGGGAGTTATTCACAAAATCGGTAGAAGAAAAACCGCTGTTGCACGTGTTTATGTTTCAGAAGGAACAGGAGTAATCACTGTAAACAAAAAAGAATTCGCAACTTACTTTCCAACTGCAACTTTACAGTACAAAGTTTTACAACCAATGTCTATGACAGAAAACGTAAACAACTTTGACGTAAAAGTAAACGTTTACGGAGGTGGTTCAACTGGTCAAGCAGAAGCTGTAAGAATGGCATTAGCACGTGTTATGTGTGAAGTAAATGCTGAAAACAGAGGAATATTGAAACCAGAAGGTTTATTAACAAGAGACCCAAGAATGGTTGAACGTAAAAAATTCGGTCAGAAGAAAGCTCGTAAGAGATTCCAATTCTCTAAACGTTAA
- a CDS encoding queuosine precursor transporter: MFQSKKDTVYVILAGIFITNAVVAELIGGKLIYVGPYLMSIGILPWPIVFVTTDLINEYFGEKGVKKLSLITASLIAYCFVLLYFALKIPAAKGANLVTDAQFNGVFGQSMWIIVGSITAFMVSQLIDVTIFHFFKNKTGNKMIWLRSTGSTVISQLFDSFIVLGIAFWMTGKMTTETYIASAFTGYFVKLSIAVLLTPLIYLGHSLIEKYIHNK; encoded by the coding sequence ATGTTTCAATCCAAAAAAGATACTGTTTATGTTATTCTAGCTGGAATATTCATAACGAATGCAGTCGTGGCAGAATTAATAGGCGGAAAATTGATTTATGTAGGTCCATATTTAATGAGTATTGGTATTTTGCCTTGGCCAATTGTATTTGTTACAACCGATTTGATTAATGAATATTTTGGAGAAAAAGGAGTTAAAAAATTATCTCTAATAACCGCTAGCCTTATCGCATATTGCTTTGTATTATTATACTTTGCCTTAAAAATACCTGCTGCAAAAGGAGCCAATTTAGTTACTGATGCTCAATTCAATGGCGTTTTTGGTCAAAGTATGTGGATAATAGTTGGGAGCATCACTGCTTTTATGGTTTCACAACTTATTGATGTTACTATTTTCCATTTCTTCAAAAACAAAACAGGAAATAAAATGATTTGGTTACGAAGTACAGGATCAACTGTTATTTCGCAACTATTTGACAGTTTTATCGTATTAGGCATTGCTTTTTGGATGACTGGAAAAATGACTACCGAAACATATATAGCTTCCGCATTTACAGGCTATTTTGTAAAACTTAGCATTGCTGTTTTACTAACCCCGTTAATCTATTTAGGTCATTCTCTGATTGAAAAATACATTCATAATAAATA
- a CDS encoding LacI family DNA-binding transcriptional regulator, whose protein sequence is MKAKATLKQIAKELNVSVSTVSKALNDSPEISEQTKIKIKEYAKLKNYKPNIIGLNLKNRKTKTIGVIIPNILNSFFAKVFSGIEKIADKKGYNVIMCISNESLEKEAHTLEMLSNGTIDGFILSVSEEAQKLHEYNHFKEIINDGTPIVMFDRIAEGVDCDKVVVDDFDSALYSTQRLIDLGCKNIALFSSVDNLSVGKLRAEGYLKALENNKIPVNPNLIIRTDSEDDLKDRIEGVFDNNKIDGIFALEENDSVAALRIGLKKGYKIPEELSIIGFADGILASRRLSPSLTTVSQHGIEIGEEAAKLLINRLEKKEENSVYETIVIKTKLKERETTRKL, encoded by the coding sequence ATGAAAGCAAAAGCAACTTTAAAACAAATTGCAAAAGAATTAAACGTTTCTGTTTCTACAGTTTCTAAAGCACTTAATGACAGCCCTGAAATTAGCGAACAAACCAAAATAAAAATCAAAGAGTACGCAAAGCTTAAAAATTATAAACCAAATATTATTGGTTTAAACCTTAAGAATAGAAAGACAAAAACCATCGGGGTAATTATTCCTAATATTTTAAATTCCTTTTTTGCCAAAGTATTTAGTGGTATTGAGAAGATAGCTGATAAAAAAGGTTACAATGTAATTATGTGTATTTCTAATGAATCTCTAGAGAAAGAGGCTCATACGCTTGAAATGTTGAGTAATGGAACTATTGATGGATTTATTTTATCTGTTTCTGAAGAAGCTCAAAAACTTCATGAATACAATCATTTCAAAGAAATTATCAATGATGGGACACCTATTGTTATGTTCGATCGAATTGCTGAAGGTGTTGATTGTGATAAAGTAGTAGTAGATGATTTTGATTCTGCTTTGTATTCAACACAACGTTTAATTGATTTAGGATGTAAGAATATTGCTTTGTTCTCTTCTGTTGATAATTTGAGTGTTGGAAAATTAAGAGCGGAAGGATATTTAAAAGCATTAGAAAATAATAAAATTCCAGTAAACCCAAATTTAATTATCCGAACAGATTCAGAGGATGATTTAAAAGATAGAATAGAAGGCGTTTTTGATAACAATAAAATTGACGGAATCTTTGCTCTTGAAGAAAACGATTCAGTTGCTGCATTACGAATTGGATTGAAAAAAGGATATAAAATCCCAGAAGAACTTTCAATTATTGGTTTCGCGGATGGAATACTAGCTTCAAGAAGACTTTCGCCAAGTTTGACTACAGTGAGTCAGCATGGTATTGAAATTGGAGAGGAAGCGGCTAAACTTCTTATTAATAGATTAGAGAAAAAGGAAGAGAATTCAGTTTATGAAACGATAGTGATTAAAACTAAATTAAAAGAACGAGAGACTACTAGAAAATTATAA